The following nucleotide sequence is from Micromonospora sp. WMMD1120.
TCAACGCCGGCACACCGAGCGGCGTCCCGGTGACCAACAGCAGGCCGATGGCGCCGGTCGCCGCGAACGGGATGGAGATCAGCAGGATCAGCGCCTGGGTGAGGCTACGGAACGTGGCCACCATGATCAGGAAGACGATCGCGATGGCGGCGAGCACCGCCAGGCCCAGATCCGCGAAGGCGTCCGCCTGGTCCGCGCTGACCCCACCGATGGTGAAGGTCGCGCCCGGCACGTCGATGGCGTCCAGACGCTTCTGCAACTCCTGGCTGGTGGCGCCCAGGTTCGACCCGGTCGCCGCGCCGGTCACCGAGACGCTGCGCTCGCCGTCGATCCGGGTGACCTGCTGCGGCCCCTCGCCCTGCGTGATGTCCGCGATGTCGTCCAGCTTCACCGGACCCACCGGCAGGGCCCGCAGCTCCTCCACCGTCATCGGCGGCCGCGTGCCCAACCGCAGCACCACGTTCTGCTGCTGGCCGTCGAGCGCCACCTGCCCCAGCGGGGCTCCCCGGAACGCCTGCGACACGAGCTGCCCGACAGCGGCCTCGGTGAGCCCGACCCGACCGGCGGCGACCCGGTCGACGGTCACGTCGACCCGGGGCACCCGCTCGGCCAGGCTGGTGGAGACGTCCTCGACGTCCGGTACGCCGGCCATCGCCGCCCGCGCCTGCTCGGCGGCCTGGGTGAGCGTCTCCGGGTCACCGGCCTGGACGATTACCTCCAGCTGGCTGGTCGACGCCTCCTGCCCGCCACCGAAGCTGATCTCGCCCACCCCGTCGCCGAGCTGCGCGAACTCCTTGCGCAGCACCTCGCGCATCTGCTTGGCGTCCCGGTCACCGTCGAGCGTCAGCGACCAGCTGGCGACGTTGTTGCCGCCGCCGCCCGCCCACGGGTTGTCCCCACTGCCGGCGGTCACCTGGTACGTACCGACGCCCTCGGTACGGGACAGCACCGACTCGACCTGCTTGGCCGCCGCGTCGGTGGCCGCCAGCCCACTGCCGGCCGGCAGTTCCTGACTCATGTTGAGGGTGTCCTGGCCGGAGTCGTCCAGGAAGTTCGTCTCCAGCTTCTGCGCCAGGCCGAAGGTGCCGAACAGCAGCAGCAGACCCAACCCGACGGTGATCCATCGGTGCGACCGCTTGCCGGTGGCGAACCCGATCACCGGCAGGTACGCCCGCTGGAGAGGGCTGCGCAGCTCCTTCTCCTCCGCGTCCCGCCGTACCGCCTCGTCGTCGGCGGTGCCGCCGCGCGGCTTGAGGAACCAGTACGCGAGCACCGGGATGACGGTCAGCGACACCAGCAGCGACGCGAGCAGGGCCACCGTCACCGTGATCGCGAACGGTGCGAAGAGCTGCCCGACGAACCCGCCGACCAGCGCGATCGGTGCGAACACCGCCACCGTGGTCAGGGTGGACGCGGTCACCGCGCCGGCCACCTCGCGGACGCCGGTGACGATGGCGTGCCGCTTCTCCTCGCCGTACTCCAGGTGTCGTTTGATGTTCTCCAACACCACGATCGAGTCGTCCACCACCCGGCCGACGGCGATGGTCAGCGCGCCGAGGGTGAGCAGGTTGAGCGAGTAGTCACCGATCCACAGGGCGATGAGCGCCACCAGCACGGAGAGCGGGATGGAGACCGCGGTGACCACAGTGGAGCGCACCGACAGCAGGAAGACCAGGATGACGATGACCGCCATCACCAGACCGAGCAGACCCTCGGTGGTCAGCGACTCGATCGACTTCTCGACGAACGGCGCCTGGTCGAAGACCACAGTCAACTCCGCGCCGGACGCGTCCCTGAGGTCGGCGAGCCGGTCGCGGATCTCGTGGGAGATCTCCACGGCGTTGCCGTCCGGCGCGGCGGTGACGGCGATGCCGAGGCTGTCCCTGCCGTTGGTCCGGGTGATCGCCGTGGCCGGCGCGAGCTGCTGCTCGACGGTCGCCACGTCGGCGAGGCGGACCGGCGTCGCCCCCGGGGAGAGCACGATGCCGCGCAGCTCCTCGACGGTGGCGATCGGCGTGCCGACCTGCACCGGCAGGGCCAGCGCGCCGTCCGTCACCGCGCCGGCCGGGACCGCCACGCCGTTGGTCTTCAGCGCCGCGCCGATCGCCGTGGGCTGGATCTTCGCGGCGGCCAGCTTCGCCGGGTCCGGGGTGACCACCACGACGTCGTCGCGGTTGCCGGTCACCTCCACGGTGCGGACGCCCTCGATGCCCTCCAGCTCCGGCACCACCGTCGCGCGCAGCTTCTCGGCGAGCGCCCGCTGGTCGTCGCCGCCGGCAGCGGCCAGCACCACCGCCGGAAGGTCGTCGGTGCTCCCGGCGATGACCTGCGGGTCGACGCTCTCCGGAAGCTGCGCGTCGATCCGGCTCAGCGCGGTCTGCATCTTGTTGACGACGTCGTCGAGGTCGGTGCCGAACTCGTAGGTCACCTGGACGGTGGCCGCACCCTCGCGCGAGGTGGAGGTGATCTGGTCCAGCCCCGCGATGCCCTGGAGGGCGTTCTCGATCGGCTCGGTCACCTGGGACTCGACGATCTCGGGGCCGGCGCCGGGGTAGGGAGCCACGATGAACGCGGCCGGGAACTCGAGCGACGGCAGCAGTTGCTGCTTCAGCGACGGCACGGCGAACGCTCCGAACACCGTGGTCACCACCGCGATGAGGGCGATCAGCCCTCGGTTGGCGAGGCTGAATCTGGCGAGCAGCGACATCGGCCTGGCTCACTCCTGAACGAGAATGCGGGCGGGGACACCCGAAAGTGTGCCGGACTCGCCTCCTGTGACCCCCGCCGCCCCCACGCCGTCCCGCCGAGTGCGGGCGGTGGCGCTCAGGCCAGGTCGAGCGCCCGCGCCGCGGCCAGCGGATCGTTCGCGATGGTCAGCGGCGCCGGGGCCGTGGAGATCGCCCACTCCGGGTCCTTCAACCCGTGGCCGGTCACCGTGCAGACGACAGTCGAACCCGCCGGCACCGCGCCCGCCGCGGCCTGCTGGAGCAGGCCGGCCACGCTGGCCGCGCTGCCCAACTCGACGAAGACACCCACCTCGCGGGCGAGCAGCCGGTACGCCGACAGGATCTCCCGGTCGGTCACCGACGTGATCAGGCCGCCGGAGGCGTCCCGGGCGTCGAGCGCCTTGGTCCAGCTCGCCGGGTTGCCGATCCGGATAGCTGTCGCGATCGTCGACGGCTCCGGCACGACCTGGCCGGTCACGATCGGCGCCGCGCCGGCGGCCTGGAACCCGTACATCCGCGGTTTGCGGGTGGTGGCCCCGGCCGACGCCTCCTCCGCGTAGCCCATCCAGTACGCGGAGATGTTGCCGGCGTTGCCGACCGGCAGGCAGTGGATGTCGGGCGCGTCGCCGAGCGCCTCGACGATCTCGAAAGCGGCGGTCTTCTGACCGTGCAGCCGGTCGGGGTTGACCGAGTTGACCAGCGCGACCGGGTGGTCCTGGGCCAGCTTCGCGGCGAGCGACAGGCAGTCGTCGAAGTTGCCGCTCACCTGGAGCAGCTTCGCGCCGTGCACCAACGCCTGGGCCAGCTTGCCCAACGCGATCTTGCCCTGCGGCACCAGCACCGCGCAGGTCATCCCGGCCCGCGCCGCGTACGCGGCGGCGGACGCGCTGGTGTTGCCGGTGGAGGCGCAGATGATGGCCTTGTTGCCCGCCTCGACCGCCTTGGACACCGCGACGGTCATGCCGCGGTCCTTGAAGGAGCCGGTCGGGTTGGCCCCCTCCACCTTCAGGTAGACGTCACAGCCCAGGCGGGTGGAGAGCACCGGCGCCGGCAACAGCGGGGTGTTCCCCTCGTGCAGCGTGACGACCGGCGTGGCAGCGGTGACCGGCAGCCGATCCCGGTACGCCTCGATCAGACCACGCCACATGTCGCTCTCCTCGCCTCTACCGCCGCCTCGACCCGAGCATCAGGACCACCTTGGACCAGCCTGCCGAAGCGGCCGATGGCGCGCCCCTGCTTACCCACCTGACGGGACGCGCGAGCCGTCCCCGCATGGTGCAACGAGTCAGGCGTCGCCCTCGACCCGCAGCACACTCGTCACCGACCGGACGATCTCCAGACCGCGCAGCTCGGTGACCGTCGCGGCGAGCGCGGCGTCCGGCGCCACGTGCGTGACGATGACCAACTCGGCGCCGTCGCGGCCCGGCGACCCGCCGGCCGAGCCCTGCCGCACCGTCGCGATCGACACGTCGTGCCGGGCGAACACCCCGGCCACCGAGGCCAGCACACCCGGACGGTCCGCCACGTCGAGGCTGACGTGGTAGCGGGTCAACGCCTCGCCCATCGGCCGGACGGACAGGCCGGCGTACGAACTCTCGCTGGCCGCGCGCACCCCGGCGAGCCGGTTACGGGACACCGCCACCACGTCGCCGAGCACGGCGCTGGCGGTCGGCGCGCCCCCGGCCCCGCGACCGTAGAACATCAACTGCCCGGCGGCGTCCGCCTCGACGAAGACCGCGTTGAACGCGTCGCCGACGCTGGCCAGCGGGTGACTGCGCGGGATCATCGCCGGGTGCACCCGGACGCTCACCGTCTCCCGGCCGGTGGAGTCGACGCCCCGGGCCGCGATGCAGAGCAGTTTGATCGTGCAGCCCATCGCCTGGGCGCTGGCCATGTCCGCCGCGGTCACCTCGGTGATGCCCTCGCGGTGCACGTCGGCCGCGCCGACCCGGGTGTGGAACGCCAGCGAGGCGAGGATGGCCGCCTTCGCCGCCGCGTCGAAGCCCTCCACGTCGGCGGTCGGGTCGGCCTCCGCGTACCCCAGCGCGGTGGCCTCCTCCAGGGCCTCGGCGAAGCCGGCGCCGGTGGCGTCCATCGCGGAGAGGATGAAGTTGGTGGTGCCGTTGACGATGCCGGTGACCCGGTTGATCCGGTCCCCGTGCAGCGACTCGCGCAGCGGGCGCAGCAGCGGGATGGCGCCGGCCACCGACGCCTCGTAGTAGAGGTCGCCGCCGCCCTCGGCCGCCGCCTCGTGCAGGGCCACGCCGTCCTCGGCGAGCAGCGCCTTGTTGGCGGTGACCACGCTCTTGCCGGCGCGCAGCGCCTCGACCAGCCAACCCCGGGCCGGCTCGATGCCGCCGACCACCTCGACGACGACGTCGACGTCGTCCCGCTTGATCAGACCGAGCGCGTCGGTGGTGAACAGCTCGTCGCCGACCGGCAGGTCACCGCGATCGCGACCCAGCCGGCGGACGGCGATGCCGGCGATCTCCAGGGGAGCGCCGATCCGCGCGGTCAGGTCGGCCGACTGCTCGTGCAGCAGCCGGACCACCTCCTGGCCGACAGTTCCGCAGCCGAGCAGCGCCAAGCGCACAGGTGACGTCATCCCACATCCAAAGCCAGCAGGTCCTCTTCGGTCTCCCGCCGGACGATCAGGCGTGCCCGGCCGTCCCGCACCGCCACCACCGGTGGCCGCGGCACATGGTTGTAGTTGCTGGCCATGCTGCGGCAGTACGCACCGGTGCCGGGCACCGCGACAAGATCTCCGGGCTGCACGTCGCCGGGCAGGAATTCATCCTTCACCACGATGTCCCCGGACTCACAGTGCTTTCCCACCACGCGGGCGAGCACCGGCTGCGCGGTCGAGGCCCGGGACGCCACCGTCGCCGAGTAGGACGCGTCGTACAGGGCGGTGCGGATGTTGTCGCTCATCCCACCGTCGACGCTGACGTACGTGCGGAGGCCGTCGAGGTCCTTGACCGTGCCGACCTCGTAGAGGGTGAACACCGCCGGGCCGACGATGGCCCGCCCCGGCTCGATGGACAGGCGCGGCACGGCCAGGTTCTCCGCCGCGCACTCCGCGTCGACGATCCGGCGCAGCCGCGTGGCCAGCTCCTGCGGGGTGGCCGGGGTGTCCTGGGTGGTGTACGCGATGCCGAAGCCGCCGCCCAGGTCCAGCTCGGGAAGCTCCACCCCGCGCGCGTCGCGGATCTGCGCCTGCAGGGCGAGCACCCGACGGGCCGACACCTCGAAGCCGCTGGCGTCGAAGATCTGCGAGCCGATGTGCGAGTGCAGGCCGCGCAGCTCCAGCACGCCCTCGTCGAGGATCTTGAACGCGGCGGCGGCAGCGGCCCCGCCGGCCAGCGAGAACCCGAACTTCTGGTCCTCGTGCGCGGTGGCGATGAACTCGTGGGTGTGCGCCTCGACCCCGACGGTGACCCGGACCAGCACCCGGGGGCGCACCCCGCGCTCCCGGGCCAGCGCGGTGAGCCTGTCGATCTCGGTGACCGAGTCGACGATGATCCGCCCCACCCCGGCGTCCAGCGCCCGGGTCAGCTCGGCGACCGACTTGTTGTTGCCGTGGAAGCCGATCCGTTCCGGCGGCATCCCGGCCGACAGCGCGGTGGCCAGCTCACCACCGGTGCAGACGTCCAGGTGCAGGCCCTCCTCGGCGATCATCCGGACCACCGCCCGGCACAGGAACGCCTTACCCGCGTAGTAGACGTCCTCGGTCCCGAAGGCCGCCCGGAAGTCGCGGCAGCGCGACCGCAGGTCGGCCTCGTCGAGGACGTACACCGCTGTGCCGAACTCGGCCGCGATGTCGCGGACACCCAGGCCCGCGACGGCGAGCGCGCCGTCGGCCGCGCGCGTCACGCTGCGCGGCCACAGCGCCGGCACGAGGGCGTTGACGTCGTCCGGGGTACGCAGCCACGCCGGCCCCCGACTGCTGATGTCCGCGTGCAGCGCACCGGCCTCGTGAGCGCGCATTATCTGTCTCCGCTTCGCGACTGCGGGGCTCGCAAGCTCACTCCTCGCGCTCGCACGCGGTCACATCCTCTCGGGCGCGGAGACCCCGAGCAGGTGCAGACCGTTGGCGATCACCGTGCGGGTGGCGTTGTTCAGCCAGAGCCGGGCCCGGTGCAGGTCGGTGACCTTCTCGTCGCCCAGCGGCAGCACCCGGCAGTTGTCGTAGAACCGGTGGTAGGAGGCGGCGACGCTCTCCTCCAGGTAGCGGGCCACCCGGTGCGGTTCCCGCAGCTCGGCGGCGGTCGCCACCACCGCGGGGAACTCGGCGAGCGCCTTGAGCAGCTCGTTCTCCTTCTCGTGGTCGAGCAGCTCCGGCCGGAAGGCGTCGGCGTCACCCGGGACCAGCCCCACCTCGGCGGCGTTGCGGGCCACGCCCGCCGTCCGGGCGGCCACGTACTGCACGTAGTAGACCGGGTTGTCGCGGGTCGCCCGGGTCCACAGCTCGATGTCGATGTCGATCGGGGAGTCGCTGGAGTAGCGGGCCAGCGCGTACCGGGCGGCGTCCACGCCGATCGCCTCGACGAAGTCCTCCAGGCTCACCACGGTGCCGAACCGCTTGCTCATCCGCACCGGGGCGCCGTCGCGCAGCAGGTTGACCAGCTGCCCGATGAGGATCTCCAGGTTGCGGTCCGGGTCGTCGCCGAAGCAGGCGGCCATCGCCCTCATCCGGCCGAGGTAGCCGTGGTGGTCGGCGCCCAGCATGATCACGACACGCTCGAAGCCGCGCTCCCGCTTGTCCAGGTAGTAGGCGCAGTCCGCGGCGAAGTACGTCCACTCACCGTTGGACTTGCGCAGCACCCGGTCCTTGTCGTCGCCGAAGTCGGTGGTGCGCAGCCAGGTGGCGCCCTCGGACTCGTAGAGGTGCCCCTGCTGGCGCAGCCGGTTCAACGCCAGATCCAGCTCGCCCCGGTCGTGCAGGTCCTTCTCGTTGAAGTAGGTGTCGAACTCCACCCCGAAGTCGCGCAGCGAGGTGCGGATCTCGTCGAACATCAGCGCGACGCCCTCGACCCGGAAGGCCTCCTGGGCGGCGGCGTCGTCGAGGGTCAGCACCTCCGGCCGGCGGGCCCGCACCTCGGCGGCGATCTCCGCGATGTACGCCCCGCCGTAGCCGTCCTCCGGCGTCGGCTCGCCCTTGGCGGCGGCGAGCAGCGACCGGGCGAACCTGTCGATCTGCGAACCGGCGTCGTTGAAGTAGTATTCCGTGCCCACGTCGGCGCCGGTGGCCCGCAGCAGCCGGCTCAGCGCGTCGCCGACGGCCGCCCAGCGGACCCCGCCGATGTGCACCGGCCCGGTCGGGTTGGCCGAGACGAACTCCAGGTTGATCTTCTCGCCGGCGAGCCGGTCGCTGCGGCCGTACTCCGGGCCGGCCTCGACGATCACCCGGGCGAGCTGACCGGCGGCGGCCGCGTCGAGCCGGATGTTCAGGAAGCCCGGCCCGGCGATCTCCACCGACTTGACGCCAGCCGCCCGACCCAGCTCCTCGCTCAGGGCAGCGGCCAGCTCCCGGGGCGGCACACCCACCTTCTTGCTCAACTGCAGAGCCAGCGTCGACGCGTAGTCGCCGTGCTCGGGGTTGCGCGGTCGCTCCACCACGGTGCTCGCCGGCAGCGCGGCGCGATCGAGCCCACGCTGCTCGAAGACGGTGTGGGCGGCGGCGAGGACGACCGAGGCTAGTTCTGCAGGAGTCACCCAACCATGTTATCGGGGGTAGACTCGGGCACTCGGCGGCTCCCCTGCGCGTCATCCGGCCCGCCACTCCCCTGACCGACCGACCTGACGAGGCACGATGAGCATCAGCACCCCGGGTGGCCCGGAGCGCCGCCCGACAGTGGTCAGCACCGGCAAGAAGCCGGCAGCGGGCCGGCCGGCGTCCGGCGCCAAGGCCGGTTCCGGCAAGCCGGCCGGTTCCGGCAGGCCGGCGGGCTCCCCCCGGGGCGGGGGCAAGGGCCCGCGCAAGCCGGTCACCCCGGTCAAGGTGACCCAGGGTCGGGCCTGGGGCCCGATCGCGCTCTTCGTCGCCGTGGGTGTGCTCTTCGTGGCGATCGTCGGGTACGGCGCCTGGGCGACCTTCCAGGGCTCCAAGCCGTGGGACAAGCGGGCCAACGCCATCGACGGCATCGTCAACGTCCGCAAGTCCGACCCGGACAGCCTGAAGTACGAGTCGCACAAGTCGGGCCCGCTGACCTGGAAGTACTCGCCGCCGGTGGGTGGGGTGCACAACGCCGCCTGGCAGAACTGCATGGGCGACGTCTACGACGCCCCGATCGCCAACGAGCACGCGGTGCACAGCCTGGAGCACGGCGCGGTCTGGATCACCTACCGCCCGGACCTGCCCGCGGACCAGGTCGAAAAGCTCGCCGGCAAGGTGCGCGGCGTCGAGAAGACCTTCATGAGCCCGTACGAGGGCCTGGACAAGCCGATCTCGCTCCAGGCGTGGGGCTACCAGCTCAAGGTCGACAACGCCGACGACTCGCGGATCGACGAGTTCATCAAGGACCTGCGGGTGAACGCCTCCGTCGAGGGCCCCACGGCGCTCTGCAACACCGGCATCACCGCCACCGGCACCACCCCGCGCGAGCTGCCGCAACAGCAGCAGCCGCCGACCCAGTAAGGACCGCGATGACCGCTCCGGCGACCACCGACAGCGACCACGGCGACACCCCGGCCGTCCCCGACGAGGGCGGCCGGGCCCCGGCGTCGCGCTACGGCGTGCTGGCGCTCGCCATCATGCTGGTGGTGGGGCTGCTCCTCGGGTATGCGGGGGGCCTGCTCACCCCCCGCCTCACCCGACCCGGTGACGCGTCGGTCGAGGCGGGCTTCGCCCGGGACATGACGACCCACCACGCGCAGGCGGTGGAGATGAGCCTGATCGCGTACCGGTCGGCCACCCTCCCCGAGGTGCGGCAGATCGCCGTGGACATCGCCACCGGGCAGCAGGGCGAGATCGGTGCGATGCAGACCTGGCTCCGCGAGTGGGGCCTGAGCCCCACCGGGTCCAACCCGCCGATGGCGTGGATGTCCGACGGGGCCACCGTCAAGGACGGGCTGATGCCGGGCATGGCCACACCCGCGCAGATGACCGCCCTGCGCGACGCGCAGGGCATCGAGGTCGACCGCCAGTTCCTCAAGCTGATGTACGACCACCACCTGGGCGGCATCCACATGATCGACGCAGCCCTCGACGAGACCGACAACGCCGAGGTGGTGCGGGTGGCCCAGACCATGAAGAACACTCAGCAGACTGAGCTGAACAACCTCCGGCAACTCCAGGCCCAGGCCAAGGGCTGACCCGACCGGACCACCGCTGCAGGCCCAGGCCAACGGCTGACCCGACCGGACCGCGCCACCGCCCCACCCGGCAGGACGCGGGCCCGTTCCCTGTCCCGCCAGGCTGCGGGCACAGGCCCCTCCCCTGTCCCCCCGGGCTGCGCTGCGGGCGCGGGCCCGTCCCCCATCCCCGCGCGGGCTTGGGCGTGATCGACTCGGCTTTCAGCAAACCGTGCCATCCGACGCAACAGGAAGCCCCGACTTTCAGAAAGCCGAGTCGATCAACGGCGACAGGACGACGACCCGCGATGCCGAGAAACTCGGCGGCGGCAGGTCGCGTCAGGCACACAGGGCCCACGGGGCGCCCTCACGGGCGCGCCCACCGTCGGGCTCGCACCGGCCCGCGAGTGCCTGATCACCTCGACTTCAAAGAAACCGGGCTTACCGACGCAACAGGAAGCCCCGACGTCCAGAAACCCGAGTCGATCATCGGGTGAGGGTGCCACGATACGCCCGATTCGTATACTTATGCCTCGTGAGGCCGTTATGGGCGGCACAGGCGATTACGTTGCTTAAAGAGTTTTCTACCCACATATCGTGACCAGTTGCGATTCGGGCTCGTTGCCCAAGACGTGGGGGTTGCACTCAGAGACGCGCGGCGTTCGGTCACCAGCTGGTGCCGGCGCCACACCATCGGCGGTGACGGGGCGGTGGCAGCCGTCCGTCGCGGACAGCGGCAGGGCGAGCCGGGGATGCTCAGCCGCGAACAGGAACTCGAACTGATCGACACGCTGCGGGGCGTCCACCCCGAGGAGTTCGGTCTGGACGAGGAGTTGTGGACACGGCAGAGCCTGACCGCGCTCATCCAACGGCGGTTCGACCTGCCGCTGGACACCGGCGCCGTCGGGGCGTACCTGCGGGCCTGGGGGTTGGGTCCGCGGGAGCCTCGGGAGCGGGCCTGCGGGCTCTGCGTCGGCGCCGTCGAACGCTGGGTCCGCAGCGAGTACCCGGCGATCACCAGGGCCGCCCAGGAGCATCTCGCGGAGGTCTACTGGATCGGTCGGGTCCGGCTGCGCGGCACCATGCCGGCGGCGGACGTGATCTCGGCGGTCTCGTCCCGTGGCCGGGTGCGCTTCATGATCACCACGCCGACCGTGGACCCGCCGCTCCCACGCGACTTCGTGTTGCGGCTCAGCGGCGAGGAGGAACGCACCGTACACCTGATCGTGGACGGCTCCTGGCCGCGCAACGAGTGGCCGCGCCGGCTGCCGCGACGGATCGTCCTGCACCCGCTGCCCAGTTGCGGGCGGGCCATCGTCGCCGCCTGAGCGCCGGGGGGGCCGACCGTCGACACGATCGGCTCACCCGATACCGATTCGGCGTACGCGGACGACGTTTGCTAGTCTTCTCCAGTCGCTGAGCCCCCGTAGCTCAGGGGATAGAGCACCGCCCTCCGGAGGCGGGGGCGCAGGTTCGAATCCTGCCGGGGGCACACTTGCCAAGAAAGCCCCAGATCCGCCGTTCGGCGGCCCTGGGGCTTTCGTCGTCTCACACTCCCCACCGTTGATCATGAAGTTATCGCCACCAACCTCGGCGTGTCGGCGCGATAACTTCATGATCAACGGGAGCCGCCCGCAGGGCGAGGACCGCCCGCAGGGCGAGGACCGCCCGCAGGGCGAGGACCGCCCGCAGGGCGAGGACCGCCCGGGGGGTGGATGGTCAGGCGTCGACGTACGCCGCCAGGTGTTCGCCGGTGAGGGTGGAGCGGGCCGCCACCAGGTCCGCGGGAGTGCCCTCGAAGACGATCCGGCCGCCGTCGTGGCCCGCGCCGGGGCCCAGGTCGATGATCCAGTCGGCGTGCGCCATGACCGCCTGGTGGTGCTCGATGACGATCACCGACTTGCCGGCGTCGACGAGGCGGTCGAGAAGGCTGAGCAGTTGCTCGACGTCGGCCAGGTGCAGGCCGGTGGTCGGCTCGTCGAGGACGTAGACGCCGCCCTCCTCGGCCATGTGGGTGGCCAGCTTGAGCCGCTGCCGCTCGCCGCCGGACAGGGTGGTGAGCGGCTGCCCCAGGCTGAGGTAGCCGAGCCCGACGTCGGCGAGCCGGTTGAGGATGGCGTGCGCGGCCGGCGTACGGGCCTCGCCCGCGCCGAAGAACGCCTCCGCCTCGGTCACCGACATCGCGAGCACCTCGCTGATGTCCCGGCCGCCGAAGCGGTATTCCAGAACCGACGCCTGGAACCGCTTGCCCTCGCAGTCCTCGCAGGGGGCGGCGACACCGGCCATCATTCCCAGGTCGGTGTAGATGACCCCGGCCCCGTTGCAGCTCGGGCAGGCGCCCTCGGAGTTGGCGCTGAACAACGCCGGCTTCACTCCGTTGGCCTTCGCGAACGCCTTGCGGATCGG
It contains:
- a CDS encoding winged helix-turn-helix domain-containing protein, with product MGVALRDARRSVTSWCRRHTIGGDGAVAAVRRGQRQGEPGMLSREQELELIDTLRGVHPEEFGLDEELWTRQSLTALIQRRFDLPLDTGAVGAYLRAWGLGPREPRERACGLCVGAVERWVRSEYPAITRAAQEHLAEVYWIGRVRLRGTMPAADVISAVSSRGRVRFMITTPTVDPPLPRDFVLRLSGEEERTVHLIVDGSWPRNEWPRRLPRRIVLHPLPSCGRAIVAA
- a CDS encoding DUF305 domain-containing protein, yielding MTAPATTDSDHGDTPAVPDEGGRAPASRYGVLALAIMLVVGLLLGYAGGLLTPRLTRPGDASVEAGFARDMTTHHAQAVEMSLIAYRSATLPEVRQIAVDIATGQQGEIGAMQTWLREWGLSPTGSNPPMAWMSDGATVKDGLMPGMATPAQMTALRDAQGIEVDRQFLKLMYDHHLGGIHMIDAALDETDNAEVVRVAQTMKNTQQTELNNLRQLQAQAKG